The genomic segment ATGACAACGGGTCGATAATGACTACGCCAAAGTCCACGAGATTAAACGCTTGGTCATCAGTGCTCACTGGTATATAGCTTTTACCGTTAAGATAAAAACACTGTTTTTTAGCTTCAAAGCGATAACCTTGAGGGATTTGATGCGGACCACTGAATAAGCAGCCATCCATGGTGTAAATATGCAGTTGATTGCCACTGCTACCCGTAAAATAAAGGTAATGCCCATCTGTCCATAAGCGACTTTCACTGCGGATTTGACCTTGGTAATCACCATCAATGTATACAGGTTTCATATCCATGATGTTATACGGACTGGCAAACTGCAGGGTCATGTCACCCGTTGCGGCATCTAATATAAAGCCATGTACATCAGTGCCTACCACGATTGAATTGTTGTGGTGCATGACGCTCATTACTGGGTTATCAAAAGTATAGGACCAAATGATGTTGCCAGTGTCCAAACACACAACATTGACTGTATCGCCTGGCCAAGGTTTTTTCGAGCTAGGCTCTTCACGAAAAGACACATAGATTAAATAACTGTCAGCAAAGAAACGGCTGCGCCGGAAACCTGTAGCTTGGGAGTTATCACACTCAACTCTCCAACGTACAGTTAGATCCTCTTCTAGTCCAATAACTGCATCATATTCCCTCACAAATACCCTACCGTTTTGATGGACTGCATAGCCGTCATAATTGAAGGTTATTTGTTCCCCTCCAGCTTTGTTTATTACCTCCCAATGGGTCTCATAGTCGTCATTTGTTAGTACATTAATGAAGTAGTTTTTGAAATTAAAAGAATCAATTCCTTCGGATACAAGCTGCACTAATTCTGGGACTTCAACCACCTTTTCATCGCATGTTAGTTGGTAACACGAATGATAATCATCGTATTCAGAACCGAAATATGTTGAAACTCCTCCATTAATATTCCGAACATAATAGACGCCTATATCATATTTAAATATTTTGTAATTTACTTTATCATTAATCACTGCAGCATGTTCTGCACCAGCTAGGTATACGAAGTCTCGGTCACAATATAACTTTCCTAAAAACTCTAAAGTAGGAACAAACATCATACTCATATAGATTTAACCTCAACTATTTTATTTTGGTTTTTCTTTAAATCTTTAATGAACTGTCCCCATTCTGCTCTACCTTCCTTAGTATTCAAAAATCCCATTTCTTTCCTCAAAGCGGTCTCATTCTTTTTCGCTAATTCAACGATCTTATTACCAATCCCCTCGGCCCCTTTTACCCCTTGAAAGGCATATTCCATCGCCCTGGAGTCAAACGACCAACGAGTACAACAAAATTTCTCGTTGTTTAGTTTGACGAGATCTTTAAATAACTGTCCGGGTAATTCATTAATTTCATCGCCTAAATTTACATTTTTCTTCATGCTGTTAGACAAGACCCCGCCCATACTTGGCTTCGTGATAAACTAGTGACGATATCCAATAAAATCGCCCATTATCTTCAAGATAATTTTCCGAAGTAAGCATCAGCAGATTACCAGCAAGGCAACGATTTCCTGCGCCTATCGGTAAACAACTAGATCACTAATAAGCTGAATCAACAAAGTTCAATCTATTATCAATTGTTACTTTCTTGCTCACCGCCTTCCTCTCGATACTCAAGCTTCTTCAAGTCGGCATCATACATGGCCGTTAATAGCGGCTCCCCATTGCTGTTAACTCGAAACTCACCGTAATCAGCGGCTTCATATACACTGGCATGACCTTCTTGAAAGAAGAAAGCGTTGGTGGCAAATTTGATTTGCCCTTGCCTCACTCGATACTGTATCCGTAGCGGATTTGAACTCAGAGTTTGCTCGATATCTTCAGCACTGCTTATACCGCTGCTTTTTGCATTACTCTTGCCGTCATCTGGAGCATCTGCAATAGCCTGAAAATGGGCGATATGATTTTCATCGATTTTGACAATGACATAACCATCACTATTGGGGAGTGATTGCCACTGTTCACCTGTTATCTCAATGTTTTGCTCTTCACTGCTAGCTACTGAATGACTTTGTGTATCTGAAACGCCTTGATTGGATTTCGCAGCTTCAATTGATTGCGCTTGAGCACGCTTTAATGCTGCACGAATATCATCTGCGATTTTAAACCGCAGCGCCATGTAGTCCCCCTGCATAAGTGAGCGAGGATCAACAGGAGCTAACTCAAGATAGACTTTGGTGCCATGAGCAAGATGTTGCTCTTTTTGATAAATTTGCCAATTCACTAACCCTAATATGATGACTAAGGTGCCAAATAACAGGGTTTTGTGTAAGCGTGGTTGATGATGACTCAACAATTGGATTAACTTATTCACTCACCGACTCCTTGACAACATTATTGATACTCGCCTCAGCACCGTTTAGCCAACTGGATTTAAGTAAAAACCAACGTATACCTAGCAGGACTAATCCCATCACGATGAGGGTTATCGACTTTTCAAAAAGGGTGTAGTGTAAAAAGTAATAGTAAGCAGATATAAAGCTCAGTAGAGCGGTAATCCCTACTCCCATTAATAAGTAATTACTGGCTGAAAAACCTAAAATGAGCAACAAGATACCGACGTTAATTCCTGGTGCTTCAAACGATAGCACCGAAATAATAACGATAACGGCGAATATCCAGTAACGCAGTTTTTGGGATAATTCAGGATGACGACTCAGTATCGTTTGCGCCACATACAGTGACACGAATGCCAATAGTACATTCCCCATCCAAGGAGCGGTGTAAAACCCTTGACTGACCGAAGCGCCGATATCCTTGTACCAATGGTATTGAAATGCCATTAAGCTAGACTGCAAAACTTGTGATAATAACAAGCCATATGCAATGGGACGTTTATGACGTGATAACCCGGCAAACATTGGTTTTTTTGATAGATTGAACTCATTTAATAATAACCAGCACGCAACCATCAGCACCACACCGCCACCAATAAACGGCAGGTGAAACAAGGCTAACGTCACCATCAAACAGCACCCTGCAATAAATGCTGAGCAAAAACGATGAATATCATTCGGCATCATGAACAGTAAACTAAGCTGTAACACTGTGGCCATTAACCAACTAACATCATCGTTAGTATGTTGAATAAAGCCATATACCAATAATATTTGCCCGCAAAAACTCAACGCTAATGCAAGATGCTCTAAAAACTCATTTCGAATTTTTAAAAGTAATACATAGGCCACCAGCACCAACACAGCTCCCATGATGTAAGGGCCTGAATCTTCATCGAAGATAAACTCTAACCCCAATGCGACAAACCCTAAAAAGAATGATGCTGCAAACCAGCCCGCTATTGCGAGTAATAACTTCACAAACCAAGGTGATGTAATTTCAGTTTTTTCTGGCGCTTCCCCCATAACCAATTGATGCTGTATGAGTAATTGCCAAAGCCCATGGATTGGCTTATTGGTATTAGAGAGTGACTGCTTCATGATTGCCACTCCTTATTGATATTTCGCAGCCACATTGCCGACCCCGCCGCCATTCCAATCGTGGTGAACGACATCAACAAAAAGCCCAACTCATGAACATCATTTAGTAGGTGCGTCGTTAAAAAGCTGATAATAATGATGTTGGCCGATAACAAGGTGCCAGCTAGCATAAATAAATCCTGCCGAAAGCGTCGATAGACGATGTACATTAAGCCAACCCATATTGGCCACACAATCACAGGAACGAGATTTTCACCACTCAAGTCATAGCGACTTACACCTATATAATTGGCATCTACGATAACCAATAATGTTAGCCAAGTAATACTGTAACCACTGACTGACGCTAATAATCTTGGTGCCCAGCGAACAGTTAACCAAGTATATCGGCGGCTCATAAGCTCCCAACACAATAATGCTATGGCATTGATACTAAAGACGCTCCAAAGCGCATTTAAGTCTTGATGCCCAAAAAGTCCTACCCCGCCAAACTCAAGAAAATAAAGTAGTACTGCTAAATTGAGTAAGCCTACCCATACCATCCACAATGCACTTAAGCGACCTATGATGACCCAAGGAATAATCAGCAATGCCCAATTAAAAAATAACTGCCAAGGATCGGCACCTGTTTGATATGTCTGCCCAAACAACGCCAGTAATACCCCGAAGAAAATCGACGCCATTAACAAAGGGATTTTGGCAACAGTATCGCTGACTTTAAATTGGCTTACGATTGAAGAAGGTGTCTTGGAGGGTTCTGATAAAGCGGAGCCTTCAGTTTGCTGAGTTTTTCGCGCTTTTTTATCTAACCAGTAATAACCAATAACAGATAAAACAATCAGCACTTCAACAAGCATGAACTTGGCAAATCTACCCATTTCATGCCAGTTATAGGCAATAAAAAACAGCACAGAAAACATCAATGCTAACCCGCCAAACCAAGCGAGTAATTGATTCACGAATTGAAACCAGCGTTGAGTGTTAGGCGTTACACCACTTAGCTGCAACGCCTGATTGAGATGATGTTCAGCTACTTTGTCTTGCTCGATTAGCTCAATCATTTGAGTACGATTTGAGGTCATATTGAGTCCATTCTTATTTCTAATAGCGGCAAATTTGACTAATCAGCCCACACTTCAGGAATGAGGGTCATTCTTCTGATGCTAGGATTATGATTACAAATATGTTGCGTTGGGTTTTCAAGAAAAGCCTTTACAGCATTTGTCTCACATCGCCATTGTATACCTTGTCCAAACTGACTTGGTTTGTGATGAATAACAGTGCCTGACTCAAATTGCGAATCTAGCACTAATACAATTCCTTTCTGGCTAGAAATAAAAGCATCTCTGACACCAATTTCAGACTTTAATCTATTTAACATTGAACTGGCTTCTTTATTACTTTCTGGAAAACGATGATTTTGATAATAAAATCTATCAACATCTCTTCTAGCGCTTAACACTTGACGATTTAGGCTTTGAAATAATGACTTCAGTGCCGCTTGTTCAGAATTCAGTTTGATTGTTTTGGTTTGGGCGGCAATTTGCTTTTGCATGTTTTCAAGAATGCTAGCTTTATGCTTTTCCTGCTCGCTCATTCTTTGCTGAATCTCGATTTCCAGCTTTTTATTCACCTGCTTTGCTTTCAAACCGTTCGTCAAAATATGCACAGTGACGGCAAAAAGTATCAATAAGCTAGAAATAATAAGCAATTTGTAAATAGAAAAGCCTTTAGTGAAGTCTTTTAAGAAAACAGAAAATGATCGGTGCTCTTGATGTTGCCAAATATCTTTCTGTCTTGCTTGAAGCTGTTGTTGTGGTGAGAGCGGAGGGGTAGGCCCTCTTTTATGTGTCGCGATCACTTCTTTGGCAATATGCTCAATTTCTAGTCTATCGAGCTTGGTAACACCATCTAATACTTCAAGGTAATCAATTCCAAGAGGTGGAATATTTCGCCTTTTTATACCATAGAGCTCAAAGTCTCGAGCCAAGACTTTAGCCTTGATCTCATTAATAATGACATCACTTGAGTTACTCCAATAGTTTCCATACCCACTCATATACTTTCATCCTTGACACACAACTTAATCAACCCAATTAAGCTGAAATGCTGTTACAACACCATTTTGTATTCAATCACATTCAAATCCTTAAATGTAATTGAATACAATAGCATTTATTCTTTATATGCACATTAGTTTAGCGATTTAAGATTATCAATTAGCTACAGTTCAGCTCGATAAGGAATACCACGTTGAGCGCCATGCCTAGTCACCGCAATCGCCGATGCTTGATTGGCAAAACTCACCGCTTCAATCATGCTAAGCCCTTCATCTAATGCCACCATTAAGGCGCCATTAAAAGTGTCACCTGCAGCGACGGTATCAATTGCAGTGACAGGAAAAGCGGCTATTAGTTGATTGTATCGCTCAGAATCAGTTTGCACACTGACATAAGCGCCCTGACTCCCTAGAGTGGTAATGACCGTGCCAATGCCATACTGATGCAACTTGTTCGCCGCAAGAGCGGCAGAATGTGTATCAGTAACCGTAATACCCGTAAGCGCTTGTGCTTCAGTTTCATTAGGCGTAATGATGTCTACCAAACTGAGTAATTCTGATGGTAAAGCCGCTGCAGGCGCAGGATTGAGTATGGTGGTGCAATCGTGCTGTTTAGCAAGCCTTAACGCTGTCGCCACAGTATCTATTGGAGTTTCTAGCTGAATGAGTAAATAACTGGCTAGGTCAAACAGTCTTTGTTGCTGCACAATATGCGCAGGCGTTAAGCAAGCATTTGCTCCAGCAACCACACCAATACTATTTTCACCTTTCTCACTGACAAAAATCATTGCTGTACCAGTATCTTGTCCAGCAATATCATAACAGCCAGATAATATAACGCCGTCACTTTGCCAAGCATCCCGCATCAACCTAGCATTACCGTCATCACCCAGCGCACAAATAAATTCGACCTGCTGCTTTGGTGTTTTTAATCTAGCTGCAGCAACAGCTTGATTAGCCCCTTTACCGCCAAGTTCTAATCGATATTGCTGGCTCATCAAAGTCTCGCCAGGTTTGGGTAGCGTACTAAACGCTAATACATGATCGGCATTAGCACTGCCCACAATTAATAATGTGTTCATCAAAAGGTTTCCTCAGTGATTGACATGGCAAGTCACTGATTATTTATAAAAAATAGTGACAATACCTTGCCTATTTTTGAAAATATTTACTTAGGCAATCGATAATAAAATCTACAAATGCAAGTCGGTCAATATCAAACATCACTTTCGCGTTGTGTGGATTACTGGTTAAGTGGTAGCGATCAACCACAGTCATGCCTTGGGTGTACTCGCCTTTAGTTTCAATGCCGACCCAACAGTCAGTCGCTGTAAATAATTCAGGTTGTAACATCCAAGCAATGGTACAAGGGTCATGAAGTGGCGCCCCAGTAAACCCCCATTTAGGATCACGGTGGTAAATCATAAAGAAATCTAATAATTCTGCCACGCATTGAGATATCGGGTTTCCAATGTCACGAATACGTTCAATATCTTCATCCATGATTTGTGCTTTATGAGTCACATCTAACCCACACATCACGACAGGAATGCCAGCTTTAAATACAATATCAGCCGCTTCAGGATCAACAAAAATATTGAACTCGGCAGCAGGCGTCCAATTGCCTTCGCTAGCAGCCCCGCCCATTAATACAATCTCTTTTATGTTTGTGTGCAGCTCTGGGTACGCCGTTAAAAAAATGGCAATATTGGTCAGAGGACCTGTTGGTACTAAAGTCACTGGCGTTGCTGATTGACGGACTTTTTCAGCCATCAATTCAATGGCGGTTTGCTCAACGGGTGCAAAACTAGGATCGGGTAATACAGGCCCATCTAGCCCTGACTCACCATGAACATTGTCAGCAATAATGAGATTACGCGCCAATGGCTTAGGTGAACCTGAGGCAACAGGAATATCTTGGCGTCCTAACAAGGTTAAAATGCGTAAGGTATTATTGAGCGTTTTGGCTTGAGTTTGATTACCAGCACTGGTTGTCACTGCGAGCACATCTAATTGGTCAGAACTTAATGCAAGGATCAGCGAGATGGCATCATCATGACCAGGATCGCAATCGAGAATGACGGGACGTTTCATGGGGGGACTCCTCTTTAAGATGTGCTCAAAATTAGCATGAAATAAAAAGAGGATAGGTGACGACTCTCTAAAAACGATAAAGATACTGATGCTAATGAGCCGAGCTAATCTGCACCCTAAAAAACAAAAGGCCTCACATTGCTGTGAGGCCTTTAATTAAATTAGGTTGAGTTGGCCGATAAGCTAACTGGCAAACTCTAACTTTTTGAATTCATTGATACACATTTATGTATGTGTTTTTTAGTGTACCACTTTGTGTACCACACTTTAACAGCAAAGACCTCAATCTATAAAAAGCTTACCAGCCCTCTCCCCCTCTCTTTATTTTCATCCAGCTCAAATACAAGAAATAGCTGTAAATAACAATAAATAAACTACCAGTTATCTTCCACAACCTCTTCAATCTTAATCTGCTGTATTGGGGCATTACACTTTCCAGTAAAAGCCCTAACCACCTCTTCATAGGCTAAGTCAGAAACTTCTTTATTTAGAAAGGTACAGCTGAATCTATTATGCAAATCATTCTTGATGTACGAATCATACAGCCTGCCTACAGAGAAGTTCCTGTTTTGAATGGTTACTTCTCCATCTCTTAAGTGTAATTTCAAGTTCACAAAAGTTGTCAATTCCACATCAGACAACTCTCTAACCCAAGGCTCTGTAGCCCAAAGGCGCTGCTCTTTCAGCTCATCTTTATCTAAACAGATAGCCTGCCCCTTACTAGGCCTGAGACTCTGAGCCCCTTGTAACGCAATCATGAACTGAACTTCAGCAGACCCAACTTTAGGCACGTTTAAGCTCAATCGAGTGAACTCATTCTCAGCAACATCCATAAGACTGAATTTCCCCTTAGCCTCAATAACCCCCTCAACCAGCCCTTTCTTAGAGGGCTTGAGCTTATGGGTTGATTGAAAAGCTATGACTGCCCCTCTAAAACTTTTATTTTTCTTTATAGACTGCCTGACAGCCGCGACACCCTTAACTCTTTTTGATGGTGGCGGTAAGCCCACTTTATGCCCAACTTCAAAAACCTTATTTCCTAAGTGCCTATTAATTTTGCTTGGGGCAATAATCAAGTTTCTAGGCGATAACTCACCAGTAAACTCAGCTCCTGACTTTACGGGGTATAGATGACATAAATCCAACTCAAGGGCAGATGACCACCCCTTATTGTATGAATACTGGCAATACTTTTTGCGTAATTTATACAGAGCATAAAGCTCAGATAAGCCATTAGATGTAAAATCTACAGCCTTAAAGGTTTGATGCTCTGCTATTCGATTTACTAACCACAGCCCAAAATTCGAATTGAGGAATTTACTCACCCAATCTGTTTTTTTCTCTGTTTTTCTGCATGAGCTACAATTGATGAACTTTTTAGACGTGGTTACAAAGACCTCTTCACACTGTCGACAGAGCTTTTTACTTTGAATAGGTTTTATTGACATGGTTCCCCCTCTTTCGTTTAGTTAAATAGTTAAAACAGGGGGTAAGTATTCTATAAAATGTAACTAACCAATCTCCATAAATAACTGTTATATCAGGTTAATCTGTTACTAATCATTAAGTGAAAAATGGGTATCTAAAGTAATAACTATCTGAAGGAGGCTGAATTATTGGCTCTTGATATACCGATAAAGAGTCGCAACCCCAACGCCTACAGCCCTAGCTGACTCCTCCTTACTCAACCCATTGCCTACTAAATCAAGTGCACGCTGACACTTCTTAACTGTTTCAGGAGATTGCTGTCTGCCCTTGTATTTTCCTTCTTCTTTCGCCTTGGCAATCCCAATAACCTGCTTCTCTAGAATCTGCTCTCTTTGCATCGTGGCAACAGCGGCTAAAGTAGTAATTACCATCTTCCCTGTTGCGCTAGTAACATCGATACGCCCCAAATCATCAACTATTAGTGACACATCTCTGTTAGTCATATCGTCAATGAAATTTAGTACCTCAGTCGTATTACGCCCCAACCGTGATAAATCTTGAACAATAATAGTGTCAGAGGATTTAACCGTTTCACAAAGGGATACAAAGGCTGGCCTATCAAGCGACTTACCACTAAAGTTTTCTGCGAATAGGTTATCTACTGGCACATCGTACTTGCCACACAAGTAATCAACCTGAGGCCTAAGTTTTTGCCCATCAGTACTAACTCTTGCGTAAATATAAGTAGTCATAATTACCACCCTCTCATTAAGATACCCTAATGATAAACCTATCATATAAATGGTGTCAACCCTAAATGATAGAAGCTCCTAAACCTGTCTTATGGGTATAGTTAATTGATAGGTCTCAGGCGATAACTTGAATTACTGTTGAGCGTATAAGAAAGGCGTCAGGGTATTTTAATATTGCTACACATTCTTCAAAGAAAGCCTTGAAGGCACTAAAGACTTCAGCACCTTATCTTGATTTATAGCTACCTACCAACAGTATGCTTTTGAATCTAGATGCCAGCTTAGTCTCTCGATTTTGATAAAATTAACTCTATTGCATACGCAGCAAGCATAAGTATCAGTGTATGTTTTGAGGTATACCCAAAAGCATGGAGTTAAAGCTGGAACAAATGTAGGTATCCCCTTCCCCTTAAAAGAATGTAGCATAGGTCAATTACTCACCATAAAAATTAGACCGCACTAGATTAACCATATAATATGCTTAGATAATCAAGGAAGATGTTTAAAATTCACACGGTAATTCGCTAAATATCTCCCTCCCTTTTTATATCTATAGCTTAATGCGGAAGATTAATATGTTTGAATGCACTGACTGCGGTGAGACCTTTGATGAGTCTCTTGAAAATTGCCCCGACTGTGAAGCTTTAGCACCTATCGAACGCCCAAAATTTATTTCCGTTGCAGCTGTCACTGCGGAGTTCATCACCCAGACAGGTAGCTCCAGCCTTTCTTCAAAGGTTGGTAGTGAATGGCCTGAAGATGATGATATTTGCTACAGATTAATTGTAGAAGTCGAAAATAAATTCAAACGAAGAAATAAATATCACAGTTATTACGATGAGGACGTATCCCCGAACTCTACCCCTGTTAGGTTAAAGTCTTATATCAACAACACTCTGTCTTTTACGGAGTTAGTAACCTTACTCATGGCGTCCTTAGTTGATGCAGCGAAAGATGCAGGTGCCTACAAAGTTGCTGGGGGTAATATAGTGTTTATGCATTATAAAGGTCATGAAGAAGATGATACTGGTCGGCTGATGGCGATGATGGTGGACAAGAAAGACGGATTTAATTTTGATGAGCACCTTGTGCCGACCGACTCGGAACATATTAACCTAGAGGCTATGAGGCAAGCAGCATTATTTGACCTTGCGCTTTTCGACTCAACTTATC from the Shewanella japonica genome contains:
- a CDS encoding GDYXXLXY domain-containing protein → MNKLIQLLSHHQPRLHKTLLFGTLVIILGLVNWQIYQKEQHLAHGTKVYLELAPVDPRSLMQGDYMALRFKIADDIRAALKRAQAQSIEAAKSNQGVSDTQSHSVASSEEQNIEITGEQWQSLPNSDGYVIVKIDENHIAHFQAIADAPDDGKSNAKSSGISSAEDIEQTLSSNPLRIQYRVRQGQIKFATNAFFFQEGHASVYEAADYGEFRVNSNGEPLLTAMYDADLKKLEYREEGGEQESNN
- a CDS encoding DUF4401 domain-containing protein; translated protein: MKQSLSNTNKPIHGLWQLLIQHQLVMGEAPEKTEITSPWFVKLLLAIAGWFAASFFLGFVALGLEFIFDEDSGPYIMGAVLVLVAYVLLLKIRNEFLEHLALALSFCGQILLVYGFIQHTNDDVSWLMATVLQLSLLFMMPNDIHRFCSAFIAGCCLMVTLALFHLPFIGGGVVLMVACWLLLNEFNLSKKPMFAGLSRHKRPIAYGLLLSQVLQSSLMAFQYHWYKDIGASVSQGFYTAPWMGNVLLAFVSLYVAQTILSRHPELSQKLRYWIFAVIVIISVLSFEAPGINVGILLLILGFSASNYLLMGVGITALLSFISAYYYFLHYTLFEKSITLIVMGLVLLGIRWFLLKSSWLNGAEASINNVVKESVSE
- a CDS encoding DUF2157 domain-containing protein, with protein sequence MTSNRTQMIELIEQDKVAEHHLNQALQLSGVTPNTQRWFQFVNQLLAWFGGLALMFSVLFFIAYNWHEMGRFAKFMLVEVLIVLSVIGYYWLDKKARKTQQTEGSALSEPSKTPSSIVSQFKVSDTVAKIPLLMASIFFGVLLALFGQTYQTGADPWQLFFNWALLIIPWVIIGRLSALWMVWVGLLNLAVLLYFLEFGGVGLFGHQDLNALWSVFSINAIALLCWELMSRRYTWLTVRWAPRLLASVSGYSITWLTLLVIVDANYIGVSRYDLSGENLVPVIVWPIWVGLMYIVYRRFRQDLFMLAGTLLSANIIIISFLTTHLLNDVHELGFLLMSFTTIGMAAGSAMWLRNINKEWQS
- the rbsK gene encoding ribokinase, which translates into the protein MNTLLIVGSANADHVLAFSTLPKPGETLMSQQYRLELGGKGANQAVAAARLKTPKQQVEFICALGDDGNARLMRDAWQSDGVILSGCYDIAGQDTGTAMIFVSEKGENSIGVVAGANACLTPAHIVQQQRLFDLASYLLIQLETPIDTVATALRLAKQHDCTTILNPAPAAALPSELLSLVDIITPNETEAQALTGITVTDTHSAALAANKLHQYGIGTVITTLGSQGAYVSVQTDSERYNQLIAAFPVTAIDTVAAGDTFNGALMVALDEGLSMIEAVSFANQASAIAVTRHGAQRGIPYRAEL
- the rihA gene encoding pyrimidine-specific ribonucleoside hydrolase RihA, with protein sequence MKRPVILDCDPGHDDAISLILALSSDQLDVLAVTTSAGNQTQAKTLNNTLRILTLLGRQDIPVASGSPKPLARNLIIADNVHGESGLDGPVLPDPSFAPVEQTAIELMAEKVRQSATPVTLVPTGPLTNIAIFLTAYPELHTNIKEIVLMGGAASEGNWTPAAEFNIFVDPEAADIVFKAGIPVVMCGLDVTHKAQIMDEDIERIRDIGNPISQCVAELLDFFMIYHRDPKWGFTGAPLHDPCTIAWMLQPELFTATDCWVGIETKGEYTQGMTVVDRYHLTSNPHNAKVMFDIDRLAFVDFIIDCLSKYFQK
- a CDS encoding recombinase family protein, giving the protein MTTYIYARVSTDGQKLRPQVDYLCGKYDVPVDNLFAENFSGKSLDRPAFVSLCETVKSSDTIIVQDLSRLGRNTTEVLNFIDDMTNRDVSLIVDDLGRIDVTSATGKMVITTLAAVATMQREQILEKQVIGIAKAKEEGKYKGRQQSPETVKKCQRALDLVGNGLSKEESARAVGVGVATLYRYIKSQ
- a CDS encoding nucleoid-associated protein; amino-acid sequence: MFECTDCGETFDESLENCPDCEALAPIERPKFISVAAVTAEFITQTGSSSLSSKVGSEWPEDDDICYRLIVEVENKFKRRNKYHSYYDEDVSPNSTPVRLKSYINNTLSFTELVTLLMASLVDAAKDAGAYKVAGGNIVFMHYKGHEEDDTGRLMAMMVDKKDGFNFDEHLVPTDSEHINLEAMRQAALFDLALFDSTYPEIPQEETYLKFIKGASKGLFFREAFGCVIRAENAHSVTQLYDALSAFQLQNDLPESFYNNAFTSLDAILSKAAKDKKSVPATVLYEAIEGALELDSPLRGTFQTFVNTNGFEINHHIEPTTNSVDAERWIDIQAVDESFMAKVFKKSIGQAGTGEVVQYDPENHKLILQISDEKTQKSLLKLMTEDS